A genomic stretch from Natronomonas gomsonensis includes:
- a CDS encoding metallophosphoesterase family protein: protein MRVGVLSDIHANRVALRAVLDDMPPVDAVVCAGDVVGYNPWPADCIDALRERSVPTIMGNHDRAVATGTGFGGNGMADAGAHYARVELDESQLEWLRDLPAERRCFEGRLKLVHGHPEDPNRYTYPALFSPALLDEEDVLVMGHTHVQAHESYDEGVVMNPGSVGQPRDGDPRAAYAVVDLDSLTVDQRRVEYDIERVVEAVAEAGLPEGTGTRLRKGR from the coding sequence ATGCGAGTGGGGGTACTCTCCGACATCCACGCCAACCGGGTTGCACTACGGGCCGTACTCGATGATATGCCTCCGGTCGACGCCGTCGTCTGTGCCGGCGACGTGGTCGGCTACAACCCCTGGCCCGCCGACTGTATCGACGCGCTTCGCGAGCGGAGCGTGCCGACGATTATGGGAAACCACGACCGCGCCGTCGCCACGGGAACCGGTTTCGGGGGCAACGGCATGGCGGATGCCGGCGCTCACTACGCCCGCGTGGAACTGGACGAGAGCCAACTGGAGTGGCTCCGGGACCTGCCGGCCGAGCGCCGTTGCTTCGAGGGGCGCCTGAAACTCGTCCACGGCCACCCGGAGGACCCGAACCGCTACACCTATCCGGCGTTGTTCTCCCCTGCGTTGCTCGACGAGGAGGACGTACTCGTGATGGGTCACACTCACGTCCAGGCCCACGAATCCTACGACGAAGGCGTCGTGATGAACCCCGGAAGCGTCGGCCAACCGCGGGACGGCGACCCTCGTGCCGCCTACGCCGTCGTCGACCTCGATTCGCTGACCGTCGACCAGCGGCGCGTCGAGTACGATATCGAACGCGTCGTCGAGGCCGTCGCGGAGGCAGGACTGCCCGAGGGAACCGGAACCAGACTGCGAAAAGGGCGATAA
- a CDS encoding aspartate kinase, whose translation MRVVAKFGGTSLGNGDRVNRAADSIAAAVEKGHEVAIVASAMGSTTDFLLDAIEFEADEADEAEIVSMGERTSVRMLKAALGARGIDAEFLEPGTDSWPVITDEHGEVDVEETQRRAKQLAADMTSKGYVPVITGFLAQDHAGNVTTLGRGGSDTTAVMMGNYMNADEVVIITDVEGVMTGDPRVVEGARNVGEITVDELRNLSFRGAEVVAPSALSYKTNDMTVRVAHYQHGDLLEGGTTIEGQFQNLIDLRETPLACLTVAGRAIRNTPGILSELSVALSESDINVDAVASGMDSVTFYIDEEIAERAENVLHQAVIDAEPLSSVTVDDNVAVIRVTGGELPNQSGILRGIIDPLSEEHITIHDLITSATSVAVFVDWDDREEALEIIQEAV comes from the coding sequence ATGCGCGTAGTCGCCAAGTTCGGCGGAACGAGTCTCGGCAACGGCGACCGGGTCAACCGTGCCGCCGACTCCATCGCTGCCGCCGTCGAAAAAGGCCACGAGGTCGCCATCGTCGCGAGTGCGATGGGGTCGACCACCGACTTCCTGCTCGACGCCATCGAGTTCGAGGCCGACGAGGCAGACGAGGCAGAAATCGTCTCGATGGGCGAACGCACCTCCGTCCGGATGCTGAAGGCCGCCCTCGGCGCCCGCGGCATCGACGCGGAGTTCCTCGAACCCGGCACCGACAGTTGGCCGGTCATCACCGACGAACACGGCGAAGTCGACGTCGAGGAAACCCAACGCCGGGCCAAACAGTTGGCCGCCGACATGACTTCGAAGGGGTACGTCCCCGTCATTACGGGCTTTCTCGCACAGGACCACGCCGGCAACGTGACGACGCTGGGCCGCGGCGGTTCCGACACCACCGCCGTCATGATGGGCAACTACATGAACGCCGACGAGGTGGTCATCATCACCGACGTCGAAGGCGTCATGACCGGCGACCCCCGCGTCGTCGAGGGCGCACGCAACGTCGGCGAAATCACCGTCGACGAACTCCGCAATCTCTCCTTCCGCGGTGCCGAAGTCGTCGCCCCCTCCGCGCTGTCGTACAAGACTAACGACATGACGGTCCGGGTCGCCCACTACCAACACGGCGACTTACTGGAGGGCGGGACGACCATCGAGGGGCAGTTCCAGAATCTCATCGACCTCCGGGAGACGCCGCTTGCGTGTCTCACCGTCGCCGGCCGGGCCATCCGCAACACTCCCGGCATCCTCTCGGAGCTGTCGGTGGCGCTGTCGGAGTCGGATATCAACGTCGACGCCGTCGCCAGCGGGATGGACTCGGTGACGTTCTACATCGACGAGGAAATCGCCGAGCGCGCCGAGAACGTCCTCCATCAGGCGGTTATCGATGCCGAACCGCTCTCCAGCGTCACCGTCGACGACAACGTCGCCGTCATCCGCGTCACCGGCGGCGAATTGCCCAACCAATCGGGCATCCTCAGAGGCATTATCGACCCGCTGTCGGAGGAACACATAACCATCCACGACCTCATCACCAGCGCCACCTCCGTCGCCGTCTTCGTCGACTGGGACGACCGCGAGGAAGCACTCGAAATCATCCAAGAAGCAGTCTAA